In Chlorocebus sabaeus isolate Y175 chromosome 5, mChlSab1.0.hap1, whole genome shotgun sequence, one genomic interval encodes:
- the ZNF23 gene encoding zinc finger protein 23 isoform X12 encodes MLENYGNVASLGFPLLKPAVISQLEGGGELGGPSPLAAGTGLWGLRTDIQTDNDLTKEMYEGKENVSFELQRDFSQETDFSEASLLEKQQEVYSTGNTKKEKSNSIDGTVKDETSPMEECFFSQSSNSYQCHTIRGEQRSGCTGLGKAISFDTKLVKHEIINSEERPFKCEELVEPFRCDSQLNQHQENNTEEKAYQCSECGKAFSINEKLIWHRRLHSGEKPFKCVECGKSFSYSSHYITHQTIHSGEKPYQCKVCGKAFSVNGSLSRHQRIHTGEKPYQCKECGNGFSCSSAYITHQRVHTGEKPYECNDCGKAFNVNAKLIQHQRIHTGEKPYECNECGKGFRCSSQLRQHQSIHTGEKPYQCKECGKGFNNNTKLIQHQRIHTGEKPYECTECGKAFSVKGKLIQHQRIHTGEKPYECNECGKAFRCNSQFRQHLRIHTGEKPYECNECGKAFSVNGKLMRHQRIHTGEKPFECNECGRCFTSKRNLLDHHRIHTGEKPYQCKECGKAFSINAKLTRHQRIHTGEKPFKCMECEKAFSCSSNYIVHQRIHTGEKPFQCKECGKAFHVNAHLIRHQRSHTGEKPFRCVECGKGFSFSSDYIIHQTVHTWKKPYMCSVCGKAFRFSFQLSQHQSVHSEGKS; translated from the coding sequence ATATTCAGACTGACAATGATTTGACAAAGGAAATGTATGAAGGAAAAGAGAATGTATCATTTGAACTTCAAAGGGACTTTTCCCAGGAAACAGACTTTTCAGAAGCCTCTCTTCTAGAGAAACAACAGGAAGTCTACTcaacaggaaatacaaagaaggaGAAGAGCAACAGCATTGATGGAACAGTGAAAGATGAGACAAGCCCCATGGAGGAGTGTTTTTTTAGTCAAAGTTCGAACTCATATCAGTGTCATACCATCAGGGGAGAGCAGCGCTCTGGGTGTACAGGATTGGGGAAAGCCATCAGCTTTGATACAAAACTCGTTAAGCATGAAATAATTAATTCTGAGGAAAGACCTTTCAAATGTGAAGAATTAGTGGAGCCCTTTAGGTGTGACTCTCAACTTAATCAACATCAAGAAAACAACACTGAGGAAAAGGCTTATCAGTGTTCGGAGTGTGGCAAAGCTTTCAGCATTAACGAGAAATTAATTTGGCATCGAAGACTTCACAGTGGGGAGAAACCCTTCAAATGTGTGGAGTGTGGGAAAAGCTTCAGCTACAGTTCCCATTATATCACACATCAGACAATCCACAGTGGGGAGAAGCCCTATCAGTGTAAGGTGTGTGGGAAGGCCTTCAGTGTTAATGGAAGTCTAAGTAGGCATCAGAGAATCCATACGGGAGAAAAGCCCTATCAGTGCAAGGAGTGTGGAAATGGCTTCAGCTGTAGTTCTGCATATATTACACATCAGAGAGTCCACACTGGGGAGAAACCTTACGAGTGTAATGACTGTGGGAAAGCTTTCAATGTTAATGCAAAATTAATTCAGCATCAGAGAATCCACACTGGGGAGAAGCCttatgaatgtaatgaatgtggaaaagGCTTCAGGTGCAGCTCCCAGCTTAGGCAGCATCAGAGCATCCACACAGGAGAAAAGCCTTATCAGTGTAAAGAGTGTGGAAAAGGCTtcaataataatacaaaactaATTCAGCATCAGAGAATCCACACaggtgagaaaccctatgaatgcactgaatgtggaaaagccttcagtGTCAAAGGGAAGTTAATCCAACACCAGAGAATTCACACAGGCGAGAAACCCTATgagtgtaatgaatgtgggaaagccttcaggtgtaactcccaatttCGGCAGCATCTGAGAATtcacactggggagaagccctATGAGTGTAATGAGTGTGGAAAGGCCTTCAGCGTTAATGGGAAACTAATGAggcatcagagaattcacactggggagaagccttttgaatgtaatgaatgtgggagaTGCTTTACTTCTAAaagaaacctacttgatcatcaCCGAATCCATACTGGAGAAAAGCCCTAtcaatgtaaggaatgtgggaaagccttcagtatCAATGCCAAACTAACTAGGCATCAGAGGATACATACTGGGGAGAAACCTTTCAAATGTATGGAATGTGAGAAAGCGTTCAGCTGTAGTTCTAACTATATTGTGCaccagagaattcacactggagagaaaccctttcAGTGTAAAGAGTGTGGAAAAGCCTTCCATGTTAATGCCCATTTAATTCGGCATCAGAGAAGCCACACTGGGGAGAAACCCTTCAGATGTGTGGAATGTGGCAAAGGCTTCAGCTTTAGTTCTGACTACATTATACATCAGACAGTCCACACTTGGAAGAAACCCtatatgtgtagtgtgtgtgggaAAGCATTCAGGTTTAGCTTCCAGCTCAGTCAGCATCAGAGTGTCCATAGTGAAGGAAAATCCTAA
- the ZNF23 gene encoding zinc finger protein 23 isoform X11: MLENYGNVASLGFPLLKPAVISQLEGGGELGGPSPLAAGTGLWGLRTVDIQTDNDLTKEMYEGKENVSFELQRDFSQETDFSEASLLEKQQEVYSTGNTKKEKSNSIDGTVKDETSPMEECFFSQSSNSYQCHTIRGEQRSGCTGLGKAISFDTKLVKHEIINSEERPFKCEELVEPFRCDSQLNQHQENNTEEKAYQCSECGKAFSINEKLIWHRRLHSGEKPFKCVECGKSFSYSSHYITHQTIHSGEKPYQCKVCGKAFSVNGSLSRHQRIHTGEKPYQCKECGNGFSCSSAYITHQRVHTGEKPYECNDCGKAFNVNAKLIQHQRIHTGEKPYECNECGKGFRCSSQLRQHQSIHTGEKPYQCKECGKGFNNNTKLIQHQRIHTGEKPYECTECGKAFSVKGKLIQHQRIHTGEKPYECNECGKAFRCNSQFRQHLRIHTGEKPYECNECGKAFSVNGKLMRHQRIHTGEKPFECNECGRCFTSKRNLLDHHRIHTGEKPYQCKECGKAFSINAKLTRHQRIHTGEKPFKCMECEKAFSCSSNYIVHQRIHTGEKPFQCKECGKAFHVNAHLIRHQRSHTGEKPFRCVECGKGFSFSSDYIIHQTVHTWKKPYMCSVCGKAFRFSFQLSQHQSVHSEGKS, translated from the coding sequence TAGATATTCAGACTGACAATGATTTGACAAAGGAAATGTATGAAGGAAAAGAGAATGTATCATTTGAACTTCAAAGGGACTTTTCCCAGGAAACAGACTTTTCAGAAGCCTCTCTTCTAGAGAAACAACAGGAAGTCTACTcaacaggaaatacaaagaaggaGAAGAGCAACAGCATTGATGGAACAGTGAAAGATGAGACAAGCCCCATGGAGGAGTGTTTTTTTAGTCAAAGTTCGAACTCATATCAGTGTCATACCATCAGGGGAGAGCAGCGCTCTGGGTGTACAGGATTGGGGAAAGCCATCAGCTTTGATACAAAACTCGTTAAGCATGAAATAATTAATTCTGAGGAAAGACCTTTCAAATGTGAAGAATTAGTGGAGCCCTTTAGGTGTGACTCTCAACTTAATCAACATCAAGAAAACAACACTGAGGAAAAGGCTTATCAGTGTTCGGAGTGTGGCAAAGCTTTCAGCATTAACGAGAAATTAATTTGGCATCGAAGACTTCACAGTGGGGAGAAACCCTTCAAATGTGTGGAGTGTGGGAAAAGCTTCAGCTACAGTTCCCATTATATCACACATCAGACAATCCACAGTGGGGAGAAGCCCTATCAGTGTAAGGTGTGTGGGAAGGCCTTCAGTGTTAATGGAAGTCTAAGTAGGCATCAGAGAATCCATACGGGAGAAAAGCCCTATCAGTGCAAGGAGTGTGGAAATGGCTTCAGCTGTAGTTCTGCATATATTACACATCAGAGAGTCCACACTGGGGAGAAACCTTACGAGTGTAATGACTGTGGGAAAGCTTTCAATGTTAATGCAAAATTAATTCAGCATCAGAGAATCCACACTGGGGAGAAGCCttatgaatgtaatgaatgtggaaaagGCTTCAGGTGCAGCTCCCAGCTTAGGCAGCATCAGAGCATCCACACAGGAGAAAAGCCTTATCAGTGTAAAGAGTGTGGAAAAGGCTtcaataataatacaaaactaATTCAGCATCAGAGAATCCACACaggtgagaaaccctatgaatgcactgaatgtggaaaagccttcagtGTCAAAGGGAAGTTAATCCAACACCAGAGAATTCACACAGGCGAGAAACCCTATgagtgtaatgaatgtgggaaagccttcaggtgtaactcccaatttCGGCAGCATCTGAGAATtcacactggggagaagccctATGAGTGTAATGAGTGTGGAAAGGCCTTCAGCGTTAATGGGAAACTAATGAggcatcagagaattcacactggggagaagccttttgaatgtaatgaatgtgggagaTGCTTTACTTCTAAaagaaacctacttgatcatcaCCGAATCCATACTGGAGAAAAGCCCTAtcaatgtaaggaatgtgggaaagccttcagtatCAATGCCAAACTAACTAGGCATCAGAGGATACATACTGGGGAGAAACCTTTCAAATGTATGGAATGTGAGAAAGCGTTCAGCTGTAGTTCTAACTATATTGTGCaccagagaattcacactggagagaaaccctttcAGTGTAAAGAGTGTGGAAAAGCCTTCCATGTTAATGCCCATTTAATTCGGCATCAGAGAAGCCACACTGGGGAGAAACCCTTCAGATGTGTGGAATGTGGCAAAGGCTTCAGCTTTAGTTCTGACTACATTATACATCAGACAGTCCACACTTGGAAGAAACCCtatatgtgtagtgtgtgtgggaAAGCATTCAGGTTTAGCTTCCAGCTCAGTCAGCATCAGAGTGTCCATAGTGAAGGAAAATCCTAA
- the ZNF23 gene encoding zinc finger protein 23 isoform X10 produces MLENYGNVASLGFPLLKPAVISQLEGGGELGGPSPLAAGTGLWGLRTGKEVDIQTDNDLTKEMYEGKENVSFELQRDFSQETDFSEASLLEKQQEVYSTGNTKKEKSNSIDGTVKDETSPMEECFFSQSSNSYQCHTIRGEQRSGCTGLGKAISFDTKLVKHEIINSEERPFKCEELVEPFRCDSQLNQHQENNTEEKAYQCSECGKAFSINEKLIWHRRLHSGEKPFKCVECGKSFSYSSHYITHQTIHSGEKPYQCKVCGKAFSVNGSLSRHQRIHTGEKPYQCKECGNGFSCSSAYITHQRVHTGEKPYECNDCGKAFNVNAKLIQHQRIHTGEKPYECNECGKGFRCSSQLRQHQSIHTGEKPYQCKECGKGFNNNTKLIQHQRIHTGEKPYECTECGKAFSVKGKLIQHQRIHTGEKPYECNECGKAFRCNSQFRQHLRIHTGEKPYECNECGKAFSVNGKLMRHQRIHTGEKPFECNECGRCFTSKRNLLDHHRIHTGEKPYQCKECGKAFSINAKLTRHQRIHTGEKPFKCMECEKAFSCSSNYIVHQRIHTGEKPFQCKECGKAFHVNAHLIRHQRSHTGEKPFRCVECGKGFSFSSDYIIHQTVHTWKKPYMCSVCGKAFRFSFQLSQHQSVHSEGKS; encoded by the coding sequence TAGATATTCAGACTGACAATGATTTGACAAAGGAAATGTATGAAGGAAAAGAGAATGTATCATTTGAACTTCAAAGGGACTTTTCCCAGGAAACAGACTTTTCAGAAGCCTCTCTTCTAGAGAAACAACAGGAAGTCTACTcaacaggaaatacaaagaaggaGAAGAGCAACAGCATTGATGGAACAGTGAAAGATGAGACAAGCCCCATGGAGGAGTGTTTTTTTAGTCAAAGTTCGAACTCATATCAGTGTCATACCATCAGGGGAGAGCAGCGCTCTGGGTGTACAGGATTGGGGAAAGCCATCAGCTTTGATACAAAACTCGTTAAGCATGAAATAATTAATTCTGAGGAAAGACCTTTCAAATGTGAAGAATTAGTGGAGCCCTTTAGGTGTGACTCTCAACTTAATCAACATCAAGAAAACAACACTGAGGAAAAGGCTTATCAGTGTTCGGAGTGTGGCAAAGCTTTCAGCATTAACGAGAAATTAATTTGGCATCGAAGACTTCACAGTGGGGAGAAACCCTTCAAATGTGTGGAGTGTGGGAAAAGCTTCAGCTACAGTTCCCATTATATCACACATCAGACAATCCACAGTGGGGAGAAGCCCTATCAGTGTAAGGTGTGTGGGAAGGCCTTCAGTGTTAATGGAAGTCTAAGTAGGCATCAGAGAATCCATACGGGAGAAAAGCCCTATCAGTGCAAGGAGTGTGGAAATGGCTTCAGCTGTAGTTCTGCATATATTACACATCAGAGAGTCCACACTGGGGAGAAACCTTACGAGTGTAATGACTGTGGGAAAGCTTTCAATGTTAATGCAAAATTAATTCAGCATCAGAGAATCCACACTGGGGAGAAGCCttatgaatgtaatgaatgtggaaaagGCTTCAGGTGCAGCTCCCAGCTTAGGCAGCATCAGAGCATCCACACAGGAGAAAAGCCTTATCAGTGTAAAGAGTGTGGAAAAGGCTtcaataataatacaaaactaATTCAGCATCAGAGAATCCACACaggtgagaaaccctatgaatgcactgaatgtggaaaagccttcagtGTCAAAGGGAAGTTAATCCAACACCAGAGAATTCACACAGGCGAGAAACCCTATgagtgtaatgaatgtgggaaagccttcaggtgtaactcccaatttCGGCAGCATCTGAGAATtcacactggggagaagccctATGAGTGTAATGAGTGTGGAAAGGCCTTCAGCGTTAATGGGAAACTAATGAggcatcagagaattcacactggggagaagccttttgaatgtaatgaatgtgggagaTGCTTTACTTCTAAaagaaacctacttgatcatcaCCGAATCCATACTGGAGAAAAGCCCTAtcaatgtaaggaatgtgggaaagccttcagtatCAATGCCAAACTAACTAGGCATCAGAGGATACATACTGGGGAGAAACCTTTCAAATGTATGGAATGTGAGAAAGCGTTCAGCTGTAGTTCTAACTATATTGTGCaccagagaattcacactggagagaaaccctttcAGTGTAAAGAGTGTGGAAAAGCCTTCCATGTTAATGCCCATTTAATTCGGCATCAGAGAAGCCACACTGGGGAGAAACCCTTCAGATGTGTGGAATGTGGCAAAGGCTTCAGCTTTAGTTCTGACTACATTATACATCAGACAGTCCACACTTGGAAGAAACCCtatatgtgtagtgtgtgtgggaAAGCATTCAGGTTTAGCTTCCAGCTCAGTCAGCATCAGAGTGTCCATAGTGAAGGAAAATCCTAA
- the TLE7 gene encoding transducin-like enhancer protein 7: MLGADGDPEERRDVPESSGVSSQPEPQVQHQLGSLYGVPWQPPGPPTQHSPADQETSKVTQQQWHLHGLGRSELQAAGLPEAQLGEAAESSPSSFLLGSEVGQPYSSSPPSEEVLSLLRAIPPIPDEVVVRQKRAPHGSWKVGTLLHGKRVYAVAISGSTHHVYTCGSGYIRVWDESALQAGDKAPQAQLDLQDPQDCVVTCKLFPDEQSLITGGASQAVTLWDLAPTPQVRARLTSTGPTCYSLAVSSDAHICLACFHGFVEIWDLQNQILIRKHEVPVYGSRCVDITGNIFWTGGEDTTLYSWDLRNYQRLHQHDLQNEILSITHDPGEEWVLAGLRTSDIAFLHTRRNEQFKAVMKKYTRHHSLKFASCGSYFVTAIDTRLSGLEAPSLQKLFQIEESSGILCCDVSSDNQYLVMGSKSSAIVYQLLY, from the exons ATGCTCGGGGCTGATGGTGATCCAGAGGAGAGGAGGGATGTACCAGAAAGCTCTGGCGTTTCCTCTCAGCCTGAGCCACAAGTGCAACACCAACTGGGCAGTCTGTATGGAGTGCCCTGGCAGCCCCCGGGCCCCCCAACACAGCACAGCCCTGCTGATCAAGAGACAAGCAAGGTGACCCAGCAGCAGTGGCACCTCCATGGCCTGGGTAGATCTGAGCTCCAGGCCGCTGGGCTCCCTGAGGCACAACTAGGAGAAGCAGCAGAGTCCAGCCCAAGCAG CTTCCTACTGGGTTCTGAGGTTG GCCAGCCTTACTCTTCTTCCCCTCCCAGTGAAGAAGTCCTGTCATTGCTCAGAGCAATT CCCCCCATTCCAGATGAAGTTGTGGTCAGGCAGAAGAGGGCCCCACACGGCTCCTGGAAGGTTGGCACGCTCCTCCATGGAAAGAGAGTCTACGCTGTGGCCATCAGCGGCTCAACCCACCACGTGTACACGTGTGGCTCTGGCTATATCAGGGTGTGGGATGAGAGTGCGCTGCAGGCAGGGGACAAGGCCCCTCAGGCCCAGCTGGATTTGCAG GATCCCCAGGACTGTGTTGTCACCTGCAAGCTGTTCCCTGATGAGCAGAGCCTGATCACAGGGGGTGCATCCCAGGCTGTGACTCTCTGGGACCTGGCACCCACCCCCCAGGTCAGGGCACGGCTGACCTCAACGGGCCCCACGTGCTATTCTCTGGCTGTCTCCTCTGATGCCCATATCTGTTTGGCTTGTTTCCATGGATTTGTTGAGATTTGGGATTTGCAGAACCAAATCTTGATCAG GAAGCACGAAGTTCCTGTATACGGGTCCCGATGTGTGGACATCACCGGCAATATATTCTGGACAGGAGGTGAAGACACCACCCTGTATTCCTGGGACCTGAGGAACTACCAGAGGCTGCACCAACACGACTTACAGAATGAG ATCCTCAGCATTACCCATGACCCCGGTGAAGAATGGGTATTGGCGGGCTTGAGAACAAGTGATATCGCATTCCTTCACACTCGTCGGAATGAGCAGTTTAAGGCTGTCATGAAAAAATACACCCGCCACCACAGCCTCAAGTTTGCCTCCTGTG GGAGCTATTTTGTGACCGCGATAGATACGCGCCTCAGTGGCTTGGAGGCCCCTTCTCTACAAAAGTTGTTTCAG ATAGAGGAGTCTTCAGGTATCCTGTGCTGTGACGTATCCTCTGACAACCAGTATCTGGTCATGGGCTCCAAGAGCAGTGCCATCGTCTACCAGCTTTTGTATTAA